One genomic region from Entelurus aequoreus isolate RoL-2023_Sb linkage group LG14, RoL_Eaeq_v1.1, whole genome shotgun sequence encodes:
- the LOC133665383 gene encoding uncharacterized protein LOC133665383, which produces MGWLHFESGMYHQVRTRKGGGTRNLSVQKSVTMGELLETGKCLFFANGHSSKGLMEDFEFDICDYSHSPVPREVTVGQLYEQTKLKMLRIYTATKSNKIILLSDESSDFEPTQKRPLKARTMKTRSLRNKTRRLNQVDHPESSSDLDLAPSGSMQQNHEQRGETISHSRSATPEMGNTELLHPRPTEDVGSHTQQSTRRHGSEDDCLTPVPNQDADLLLSDVSDSALNPAIPQSLEDSEVKFGPTVGDDSDTQDTTLPWNPDDLSSMQHSTINDGPVSSSSLPASPDPFDQEILILKLRRVNIVDDVLNVFMDPKVLNASLRMEFTNEKANGQ; this is translated from the exons ATGGGATGGCTCCACTTTGAGAGTGGAATGTATCACCAGGTTAGAACGAGAAAAGGAGGAGGAACACGGAATCTGTCCGTCCAGAAATCAGTGACTATGGGTGAACTGTTGGAGACAGGCAAATGCTTGTTTTTTGCAAATGGGCATTCATCAAAAGGACTGATGGAAGACTTCGAGTTTGACATTTGTGATTACAGTCACAGTCCTGTGCCCCGGGAAGTCACGGTGGGCCAGCTGTACGAACAGACTAAACTAAAAATGCTACGCATCTACACAGCCACCAAGTCTAACAAGATTATACTTCTCTCTGATGAATCATCGGACTTCGAGCCAACACAGAAAAGGCCACTGAAG GCTAGGACAATGAAGACACGATCCTTGAGGAACAAGACCAGGAGACTCAATCAAGTGGATCATCCAGAGAGCTCCTCTGATTTAGATCTGGCTCCCAGTGGCTCAATGCAGCAAAACCATGAACAA AGAGGAGAGACAATCAGCCATTCAAGATCAGCAACTCCTGAGATGGGTAACACAGAGCTCCTGCATCCACGACCTACTGAGGATGTTGGCAGTCATACTCAGCAGTCAACAAGAAGGCATGGATCTGAAGATGACTGTTTAACGCCTGTGCCAAATCAAGATGCAGACCTGTTGTTAAGTGATGTCTCAGATTCCGCTCTTAATCCTGCCATTCCACAATCTCTTGAGGACTCTGAAGTGAAGTTTGGACCCACTGTTGGTGATGATAGTGATACTCAAGACACCACTCTTCCCTGGAATCCAGATGACTTGAGCAGCATGCAG CATTCTACAATCAATGATGGTCCTGTATCATCAAGCAGTCTTCCAGCATCACCAGATCCATTTGACCAAGAAATCCTTATTTTGAAATTAAGACGAGTAAACATAGTTGATGATGTCCTTAATGTCTTCATGGATCCAAAAGTACTGAATGCTAGTCTAAGAATGGAGTTTACAAATGAGAAAGCTAATGGACAGTGA
- the LOC133665300 gene encoding uncharacterized protein LOC133665300, which produces MAVQELIRLYFQLGLHCKDIAALLASRHRYIVSERHLKRIMKACSLFRRKGYTSLDRVVDFIHQQLQTSGQLCGYRWMYTKCKEDGLHVKKEEVRLILKELDPRGVELRGRRRLHRRNYFAKGPNYIWHFDSYDKLKPFGICINGCIDGFSRKIIWMNAFTTNSDPTVIGGYYMEAVKKFGGCPRIVRGDRGTENVKVRDFQRFLRRNIHDGSGIDSYIEGASTANQRIESWWGFLRRESMEFYISMFTDLKDRGLFGGTYLDRGLIQFCFMSFIQDELDETINVWDAHVIRPSKNDRVPSGRPRIMYMFPELYTTCDCISPVERADVQLCQSNCTFRPAVPCDTDIYNICNILMAESRLHLPADAYQALDLYLHLRNEITSAL; this is translated from the exons atggcagtgcaGGAGTTAATTCGGCTCTATTTCCAACTCGGACTTCACTGTAAGGACATTGCTGCTTTGCTTGCTAGTCGTCATCGCTATATTGTGTCTGAAAGACATTTAAAACGaattatgaaggcatgtagtcTGTTTCGGCGCAAAGGATACACCTCTTTGGATCGCGTGGTAGATTTCATTCACCAGCAGTTACAAACAAGTGGCCAGCTGTGTGGATATAGGTGGATGTACACTAAATGCAAGGAGGATGGATTACACGTCAAGAAAGAAGAGGTGCGCTTAATTCTTAAAGAACTTGACCCGAGGGGTGTTGAACTCAGAGGAAGGAGACGGCTCCATCGTCGAAACTATTTCGCAAAAGGGCCCAATTATATTTGGCACTTTGACTCTTATGACAAACTGAAACCATTTGGTATCTGTATAAACGGCTGTATTGACGGATTTTCACGGAAAATTATCTGGATGAATGCATTTACGACCAACAGTGACCCAACAGTCATTGGAGGCTACTATATGGAGGCAGTGAAGAAATTTGGTGGTTGTCCGAGGATTGTCAGGGGCGATCGGGGCACTGAAAATGTTAAAGTCAGAGACTTTCAGCGTTTTCTCCGTCGCAACATTCATGACGGCTCTGGTATTGACAGCTACATCGAAGGGGCAAGCACAGCAAATCAGCGCATAGAGAGTTGGTGGGGTTTCCTCAGAAGAGAATCAATGGAATTCTACATCTCTATGTTCACTGACCTGAAGGACCGTGGTTTGTTCGGTGGTACATACTTGGACCGAGGTCTAATTCAGTTCTGCTTTATGAGCTTCATTCAG GATGAATTAGACGAGACCATCAATGTGTGGGATGCACATGTCATCAGACCATCAAAGAATGACAGGGTGCCCAGTGGTCGCCCCCGAATCATGTACATGTTCCCAGAACTCTACACAACTTGTGATTGCATTTCCCCAGTGGAGAGAGCTGATGTACAGTTGTGTCAGAGTAACTGCACATTTCGACCAGCAGTGCCATGTGACACAGACATCTACAACATCTGCAACATTCTGATGGCAGAGTCACGGCTGCATCTTCCAGCTGATGCTTATCAAGCATTGGATCTGTACCTGCACCTGAGGAATGAGATAACATCTGCTCTCTAA